The following coding sequences are from one Poecilia reticulata strain Guanapo linkage group LG18, Guppy_female_1.0+MT, whole genome shotgun sequence window:
- the LOC103480825 gene encoding tripartite motif-containing protein 16-like → MEQPGNQMDSITFSCSICLDILKDPVTIPCGHSYCMNCIKDFWDGEDQRGVYSCPQCRQKSKLRPVLVKNVLLAELVDNLKKTGLQAATADHCYAGPEDVACDVCTGRKMKAVKSCLVCLITYCENHLQPHYESPAFKKHKLVNPSKTLMESICSCHDEVMKMLMDGYETISAEAERAEKQKELQESRQQIQQRIQDQEKDVKLLQQEVEAINVSADKAVEDSEEIFTELIRLLQERSSEVKQQIRSQQETEVSRVKDVQEKLEQEISELKRKDAELEQLSHTEDHNQFLLNYPSLPALXESTHSSSINIRPLRHFEDLTAAVSELRDKLQDXLRDSWTNISVMVTDVDVVLSEPEPKTRTEILKYSTEITLDPNSAHTHLLLTEVNKKVTIMKQQQSFSHHPDRFTFYDQVLSVQSLTGRCYWEVERRAEAIHVSVSYKDISRDGTSDECVFGFNDKSWVLSCYTRGYTSLHNRVKTPVSGPVSSRIGVYLDHRAGILCFYSVSETMTLLHRVQTRFTQPLHVGVRLFDLGDSAEIKIAE, encoded by the coding sequence ATGGAGCAGCCAGGAAATCAGATGGATTCCATAACATTCTCCTGTTCCATCTGTTTGGATATACTGAAGGATCCGGTGACTATCCCttgtggacacagctactgcATGAACTGTATTAAAGATTTCTGGGATGGAGAAGATCAGAGGGGAGTCTACAGCTGCCCTCAGTGCAGACAGAAATCCAAACTGAGACCTGTCTTGGTGAAAAATGTGCTGTTAGCAGAGTTGGTGGATAATCTGAAGAAAACTGGACTCCAAGCTGCTACAGCTGATCACtgctatgctggacctgaagatgtggcctgtgatGTCTGCACTGGGAGGAAGATGAAAGCTGTCAAGTCCTGTCTGGTCTGTTTGATTACTTACTGTGAGAATCATCTTCAGCCTCATTATGAATctcctgcttttaaaaaacacaagctgGTGAATCCCTCCAAAACTCTCATGGAGAGCATCTGCTCTTGTCAtgatgaggtgatgaagatgttGATGGATGGTTATGAAACCATCTctgcagaagcagaaagagctgagaAGCAGAAGGAGCTCCAAGAGAGTCGGCAACAAATCCAGCAGAGAATCCAGGACCAGGAGAAAGATGTGAAGCTGCTTCAACAGGAGGTGGAGGCCATCAATGTCTCTGCTGATAAAGCAGTGGAGGACAGTGAGGAGATCTTCACTGAGCTGATCCGTCTCCTCCAGGAAAGAAGCTCTgaggtgaagcagcagatcagatcccagcaggaaactgaagtgagtcgagtcaaagatgttcaggagaagctggagcaggagatcagtgagctgaagaggaaagacgctgagctggagcagctctcacacacagaggatcacaaccagtttctcctcaactaCCCCTCACTGCCAGCACTCAGKGAGTCGACACATTCATCCAGCATCAACATCCGTCCTCTGAGACACTTTGAGGACttgacagcagctgtgtcagagctcagagacaaactacaggACRTCCTGAGAGACTCATGGACAAACATCTCAGTGATGGTCACTGATGTGGATGTTGtactgtcagaaccagaaccaaagaccAGAACTGAAAtcttaaaatattcaacagaaaTCACTCTGGATCCAAATTCAGCACACACTCATCTGTTATTAACTGAGGTgaacaaaaaagtaacaataatgaaacaacaacaatctTTTTCTcatcatccagacagattcacATTTTATGATCAAGTTCTGAGCGTCCAGAGTCTGACTGGacgttgttactgggaggtggagagAAGAGCTGAAGCAATCCACGTTTCTGTTTCCTACAAGGACATCAGTAGAGACGGGACTTCAGATGAATGTGTGTTTGGATTCAATGACAAATCTTGGGTGTTAAGTTGTTACACAAGGGGTTATACATCTTTGCACAACAGAGTTAAAACTCCAGTAtcaggtccagtttcctccagaataggagtgtacctggaccacagagcaggtattctgtgtttctacagcgtctctgaaaccatgactctcctccacagagtccagaccagattcactcAACCTCTACATGTTGGCGTCCGACTTTTTGACCTGGGAGACTCCGCAGAGATCAAAATAGCTGAGTAG